CCCACCCCGGCCAACCCATCCTCACCACCCACCCCACCCCCCACCCCCACGACACCATCCCCCCCAACACCACCGTCTGGTACCACCACGACGCGCACGCGGAGAACTGAACCGGCCGGCGCGCAGGTCACACGCGATCGCCCATCGTCGAAGAGATCGCGGACTCCTCAGGAGTCGCGCGGGATGACCAGGCCGGACTCGTAGGCGAGGACGACGAGCTGGGCGCGGTCGCGAGCACCCAGCTTGACCATGGCCCGGTTGACGTGGGTCTTCGCGGTCAGCGGGCTGATCACCATCCGGTCGGCGATCTCGTTGTTGGACAGGCCTTTCGCCACCAGGGCGACGGCCTCGCACTCCCGGTTGGTCAGGTCTGTCAGCCGCGGGTTGACACCGGCACCGGGCGGCGGCTGGGCGACGTACCGGCTGATCAGCTTGCGGGTGATCGACGGCGCGAGGAGTGCGTCGCCGCGCGCGGCAACGCGTACGGCGTGCAGGAAGTCCTCGGGCAGGATGTCCTTGACGAGGAACCCCGCAGCTCCGGCACGCAGCGCGTCGAAGACGTACTCGTCCAGGCCGTAGTTGGTGAGGATGACGACGTGCACCCGCGCCAGGGCCGGGTCCGCCGCGATCCGCCGGGTGGCCTCGATGCCGTCGAGGACCGGCATCGAGACGTCCACGAGCGCCACGTCCGGTACGTGCTGGGCGGCCATCGCCAGGCCCTCGGCGCCGTCGGCGGCCTCGGCCACCACCTCGATGTCGTCCTCGGCGTCGAGCAGCGCGCGGAACCCGCTGCGCACCAGCGGCTGGTCGTCGACGAGCAGCACCCGGATCACGGCGCTGGTTCCGTGGACACGGGGCGTTCGGGGGACGCGGGGAGTTCGGGGGACGCGGGGAGTTCGGCGGACATGGGAAGTTCGGCGGGTACCGGCAGTTCCGCGTGCACGGTGAAGCCGCCCTCGCCGCGCGGCGCCGCCCGCAGCCGACCGCCGAGGGCGGTGACGCGTTCGCGCATGCCGAGCAGCCCGACACCGGGCGCCGGCGGGGTGTCCGCCGCGGCCTGCCCGTCGTCGTCGACGCGTACGACCACGGCATCTCGCCGGTGTTCGATCCGGACCGACGCGGTGGTGGCGGCGGCATGGCGGGCAACGTTGGTCAGCGACTCCTGGACGATCCGGTAGGCGGTGCGGTCCACAGCCGCCGGCACGCCACGGCGTACTCCCGCGATCGTCAGCTGCGCGTCCAGCCCCGCCGCCCGGGCTCGCCGCACCAGGTCCGGAACCTGGTCGAGCCCGTTCGGCGGGCTCAACTCGTCGTCGCGCAGCGCTTCGAGAGTCGCCCGTAGTTCCCGCGCCGCTTCCCGGCTGGCCTCGCGGATCGCGACCAGGGCCTCCGGCACCGGTTCACCTCGCTTGCCGGCCAGGTGAACTGCGGCCTCGGCCTGCACCTTGATGACGGAGATCTGGTGAGTCAGGGAGTCGTGGAGTTCCCGCGCGATGTGCAGCCGCTCCTCGTCGGCACGGCGGCGCGCCGTCTCCTCCCGGGTGCGTTCGGCCTCGTCCGCCCGGCGTTCGGCCTGCCGCAGGGCCTCACCGGCCGCCCCGGCGGCGATCAGCCAGGCGATCTGGAGGACGTCCCGGGCCTGGGTGAACGCCTTGCTCACCGAGGCGTCCTGGGGTGAGACCACGATGGCGAACGGGAGTACGGCGAGCATGATCACCGAGGCTGCCACGGTGACGAGGTGGTGGCCCGCCCGCACCGCGGCGTACACCGCGAAGAGGTACGCCACCACGGGCACGTCGAAGCCGACGACCTGGTAGCCCAGCGCGCACAGGCCGGTGACCATCAAGACGGCGACTGGCGACCGGCGGCGCGCGACGAGCGCCAGCCCACCGGCCGCCAGCAACGCGTAGCCCAGCGGGTCGAGACTCGTCGCGGACCGCGTCTCGGACAGCCCGGCGGCGACCAGGGCGCCGGCCACGCCCACGGCGATCACGACGTCCCTGACCACGGGGTTCCGGGTTCGTCCGGGTGCACTGGTCACCTGCGCACCATAACCGCGGGCCCGCACGCGTGGCTCCCCCTTGGGAACCAGGATCAACTACCGCGACCGCGGTAGCCGGGCGGTTCGTACGGCATCCGCGGCAGCCGGCTACGGCACCGGCAGCAGCCCGAACTGTCGTCGTCCGTACGACGACCGGGAGCGACCGGCGCGACATGCTCGAGGCGTCCGGTCGTGGACCCACGACGTCGGTCCGCACACGTGAGAAGGAGCCCTGATGTTCGCCCCACACCTGCTTGCCGGGTACGTCCTGGCCCAGCCGGCCTCACCCGGCGCGTACACCCTGACCGCCGGCCGTTCCTGGGCCATGGTCGCCATGCTGTTGGGAGTTGCCGGTGCGGCCACCGGCGGGCTGGCGCTGGCCAACCGGGCCGGCACGGTCACCCGCAGGAGACGGGCCGTCGCGGCCCTGGTCGCGGGCTCGGCCGGCACGGTCGTCGGCGGACTGGTCGTCGCGGCCGCCGACGGCGGTCCCGGCACCGGTTACGGGATCGTCGGCGGGGTGATGGCCCTGCCGGTCGGGTTGGCCGCCATCGTGCTCGGCGGGCTGGCGCTGGCCCGGGTCCGCCGCACGGTCTCGACGACCGCGGGGATGCCCGGCTGACGGACCGGCCCTACGCCGGGAGGAGGGGTTCGAGCAGCCGGTGCGGCTCGGCCATCGCGCGGTTGACGGCGTCGTCGCGGACCGGTCCGGCGCCCGGACCGAGACGGCTCTCCACCTCGCGGGCGGGAACGACATAGCCGCAGGCCGGGCACGCACCGGTGAGGTCGAGCCGCCGGCCGCACCCCGCGTGCCAGAACACCCGGCGCGGCTTTCCGGTGGTCCGGTGGCGTTCGCCCCAGCGGGACAGCGCGTACAGCGCGGGCCACAGCTCCTCGCCCACCTCGGTGAGGACGTACTCGTCGCGCGGGGGCGACTCCTGGTAACGCTGCCGGGCCAGGACGCCCGCGTCGACCAGGGCCTGCAGGCGCTCGGTGAGCACGGCGCGCGGGATGCCGAGGTGGTCGACGAAGTCGCTGAACCGGCGTACGCCGTAGAACGCGTCCCGCAGCACCAGCATCGTCCAGCGCTCGCCGACGAGCTCGAGCGCGCGGGCCAGCGAGCAGTCCTGTCCCTGGTAGTCCTTGCCGAGCGCCATGCCGTCGATCGTACTCCCAAATGAGTTCATTCACCGAACCGACACCTGCTACGGTGGGCAGCCTGACGTCAGTTCGTTCACCGAACTCACTACTCGGGAGCAGCCGCCATGCCGCACGTGCCGAACATGCCGGACAGATCGGACCTGCTGAGGGCGCCGGCAGCCACCGCGCCGAACCCACCAGCGGACGCTGCGCACGCACCGCCGGAACGCCCGGCCCTCACCCTGCTGGCCGCGTGCGTCTCGACGCTGCTGGTGCTGATGAACTACGTCCAGCCGATGACCGTGCTCCCGCAGATCGCCGCCGACCTGCACGCGGACACCACCGGGCAGACCTGGATCCTCAACGGCATCGCGCTCGGCCTGGCCTCCCTGCTCCTGGTCGCGGGCAGCCTGGCCGACAACCACGGCCGCCGGCGGCTGTTCCTGGTGGGCACGGCGGTGTCGGTGGCGGGAAGCGTCGTGGCCGCGACCGCGGGTACGACACTCGTCCTGGTGCTCGCCCGGGTGGTGCAGGGCGGGGCCGGCGCGGCGATCCTGGTCGCCACGCTGGGCATCATCGGCCACGAGTTTCCCGCCGGGCACCACCGGGTGCGCGCGACCGGACTGTGGGGCGCGAGCCTCGGCGCCGGCATCGCGCTCGGCCCGCTCGCCGCGGCCGGCCTGGCCGCGGCGTCCTCCTGGCGCGCGTTCTTCTGGGCGTACGCCCTCGCCGCGGCAGTCCTCGGCGTGCTCGGTGCGCTCGCGCTGCGGGAGTCCCGCGCCGCCGTCCGGCGCCGACCCGACGTGGCCGGCGTGGTGACGCTCGGCGCGGGCGTGGCCGTCCTGCTCGCCGCGGTCACGGCCGGGCGGCAGGGCTTCGGCCGGCCGCTGGTGCTGGTGCTGCTCGCGCTGGCCGTGCTGCTGCTCGGCGCGTTCGTGGCGGTCGAGGCCCGGACCCCGGAGCCCATGCTCGACCTCGGCCTGTTCACCCGGCCGGCGTTCCTGCTGTCGGTAGGCGGCGCCATGATCACCGGCTTCGGCGTGATCGGGGTGATGAGCTACCTCCCGACCGCCTGGGAACACACCCTCGGCTGGACTCCGCTGGCCACCGCCTGCTGGTTCGCGCTGTGGTCGGGTACGTCGTTCGTCGCGGCCACCCAGGCCCGCCGGGTGGGACTGGGCGCGGACCACCAGCTGGCCCTGGGCTTCGCCCTCGCCGGTGCGGGCAGCCTTCTCCTGCTCGGCTCGGCCGGCACCTGGTCACCGACGCGGCACGTCGCCGGGCTGGTCGTCGCCGGGGTGGGCAGCGGCCTGCTGAACTCCGCCCTGGCCCGGTTGGCCATCGAGTCGGTGCCGGCCGGGCGGGCCAGCATGGGCACCGGCGCGAACAACACCGCTCGCTACATCGGCTCCTCGCTCGGGGTCGCCGCCACGGTCGCCGTGGTGACCACCGCCGGGGGCGCCCGCGGCACCGGGTCCCCGATC
This window of the Actinopolymorpha sp. NPDC004070 genome carries:
- a CDS encoding MFS transporter yields the protein MPDRSDLLRAPAATAPNPPADAAHAPPERPALTLLAACVSTLLVLMNYVQPMTVLPQIAADLHADTTGQTWILNGIALGLASLLLVAGSLADNHGRRRLFLVGTAVSVAGSVVAATAGTTLVLVLARVVQGGAGAAILVATLGIIGHEFPAGHHRVRATGLWGASLGAGIALGPLAAAGLAAASSWRAFFWAYALAAAVLGVLGALALRESRAAVRRRPDVAGVVTLGAGVAVLLAAVTAGRQGFGRPLVLVLLALAVLLLGAFVAVEARTPEPMLDLGLFTRPAFLLSVGGAMITGFGVIGVMSYLPTAWEHTLGWTPLATACWFALWSGTSFVAATQARRVGLGADHQLALGFALAGAGSLLLLGSAGTWSPTRHVAGLVVAGVGSGLLNSALARLAIESVPAGRASMGTGANNTARYIGSSLGVAATVAVVTTAGGARGTGSPIGTGIAHGVDVALVAGAALLLVTTAALVLALSAGSERITGLRTLRAAPRGSGGDPGS
- a CDS encoding histidine kinase, whose product is MTSAPGRTRNPVVRDVVIAVGVAGALVAAGLSETRSATSLDPLGYALLAAGGLALVARRRSPVAVLMVTGLCALGYQVVGFDVPVVAYLFAVYAAVRAGHHLVTVAASVIMLAVLPFAIVVSPQDASVSKAFTQARDVLQIAWLIAAGAAGEALRQAERRADEAERTREETARRRADEERLHIARELHDSLTHQISVIKVQAEAAVHLAGKRGEPVPEALVAIREASREAARELRATLEALRDDELSPPNGLDQVPDLVRRARAAGLDAQLTIAGVRRGVPAAVDRTAYRIVQESLTNVARHAAATTASVRIEHRRDAVVVRVDDDGQAAADTPPAPGVGLLGMRERVTALGGRLRAAPRGEGGFTVHAELPVPAELPMSAELPASPELPASPERPVSTEPAP
- a CDS encoding response regulator transcription factor translates to MIRVLLVDDQPLVRSGFRALLDAEDDIEVVAEAADGAEGLAMAAQHVPDVALVDVSMPVLDGIEATRRIAADPALARVHVVILTNYGLDEYVFDALRAGAAGFLVKDILPEDFLHAVRVAARGDALLAPSITRKLISRYVAQPPPGAGVNPRLTDLTNRECEAVALVAKGLSNNEIADRMVISPLTAKTHVNRAMVKLGARDRAQLVVLAYESGLVIPRDS
- a CDS encoding DUF6223 family protein encodes the protein MFAPHLLAGYVLAQPASPGAYTLTAGRSWAMVAMLLGVAGAATGGLALANRAGTVTRRRRAVAALVAGSAGTVVGGLVVAAADGGPGTGYGIVGGVMALPVGLAAIVLGGLALARVRRTVSTTAGMPG
- a CDS encoding helix-turn-helix domain-containing protein; this translates as MALGKDYQGQDCSLARALELVGERWTMLVLRDAFYGVRRFSDFVDHLGIPRAVLTERLQALVDAGVLARQRYQESPPRDEYVLTEVGEELWPALYALSRWGERHRTTGKPRRVFWHAGCGRRLDLTGACPACGYVVPAREVESRLGPGAGPVRDDAVNRAMAEPHRLLEPLLPA